The following proteins are co-located in the Stieleria sp. JC731 genome:
- a CDS encoding C1 family peptidase, whose product MPRNEIHIGDRPFVLDARPDRVDHRDRPFQPRLVSLPPRWPTKRDTELALPFFRRMVLDQGQEGACTGFGLASVINFVLWRDLVLHLPRSDRGLLAIDLEKANAPLVSPFQLYHLARIYDEWEGEDYEGSSCRCAVKGYHKHGVCLQELWPEKQAPLGEERDRWQIDAATRPLGAYYRIDRLSINDLQAAIYEVGAVYASAMVHQGWQVDSSDVDIPIISRTGSTPSIGAHAFAIIGYEPRGFIVQNSWGTEWGYHGFALLPYDDWADNALDAWVAVMGAPTAVPTVSIDGDAESGETEAFVSSTGANSLHSFRVDSLAFAATRRPGWLWDHDESTHVHGTDVPLSREEAYGLTVVLENDGRVVRRRVGFDDVADSVDELAYHLPLRWLNNHRGLTAGKLQLMIYFHGGLNSEADSLRRVEAMAPYFLSNGIYPLFVTWRTSFLDSIRGILDDSLHRFFQPPSRAQSIGWVDAIAEQVSDATDRAVEVACQHLLVKPVWTQMKQNAEAAIGRGKGLTLLLASLEKLRNQVEDMQVHLIGHSAGSLPIGHWLKRFERKPINIASCRLFAPACSVEFANATYGRAIEKQVLSPKEFYIHVLSDTLERDDRVGPYGKSLLYLVSRALEVNHKEPLLGLQWLHQTDHPDYPTDFWHIPQSRRAGERINPDVQRWQESFAPEIPKKNVQVATDRFVSDGQNQIQQTHGSFDNQVELMNSVIRHLRGSKADPPVKRLVF is encoded by the coding sequence ATGCCTCGCAATGAAATTCACATTGGTGATCGTCCTTTTGTTTTGGATGCGCGTCCCGACCGTGTCGACCATCGGGACCGTCCATTTCAACCGCGACTCGTTTCGCTGCCGCCTCGATGGCCTACCAAACGAGACACTGAATTAGCTTTGCCGTTTTTCCGGCGAATGGTTTTGGATCAGGGGCAAGAGGGTGCATGCACAGGATTCGGCTTGGCGTCGGTCATTAACTTTGTGCTGTGGCGAGACTTGGTGCTGCATCTACCGCGAAGTGATCGTGGTTTGTTGGCGATTGACCTTGAGAAAGCGAACGCACCTTTAGTGAGTCCCTTTCAGCTTTATCATCTCGCCCGAATCTATGACGAATGGGAAGGTGAAGACTATGAGGGCAGCAGTTGCCGTTGCGCGGTCAAAGGCTATCACAAGCACGGTGTTTGTTTGCAAGAATTATGGCCTGAAAAGCAAGCTCCTCTCGGGGAAGAACGCGACCGGTGGCAGATCGATGCTGCGACACGTCCGCTAGGAGCCTACTACCGAATCGACCGTCTCTCGATAAATGACTTGCAAGCTGCGATCTACGAAGTGGGCGCCGTGTACGCTTCTGCCATGGTCCATCAAGGTTGGCAAGTTGACAGCAGCGACGTTGACATACCGATCATTTCCAGAACCGGATCCACCCCTTCGATCGGTGCACATGCCTTCGCGATTATCGGCTACGAACCACGCGGTTTCATCGTGCAAAACTCCTGGGGAACCGAGTGGGGTTACCATGGATTTGCGCTGCTGCCATACGACGATTGGGCGGACAATGCGTTAGATGCTTGGGTTGCCGTCATGGGCGCGCCCACGGCAGTCCCGACGGTGTCCATTGATGGTGACGCCGAAAGCGGTGAAACGGAGGCCTTCGTTTCAAGCACCGGCGCGAATTCGCTGCACAGCTTTCGCGTCGATTCGCTCGCCTTCGCCGCGACACGGCGTCCCGGTTGGCTGTGGGATCACGATGAATCAACACACGTCCATGGAACGGACGTACCTCTCAGTCGTGAAGAAGCATATGGATTGACCGTTGTGCTGGAAAACGATGGTCGCGTTGTCCGCCGCCGAGTTGGTTTTGATGACGTCGCCGATTCGGTGGATGAATTGGCTTATCATTTGCCCTTGCGATGGCTGAATAACCATCGGGGACTAACCGCTGGCAAGTTGCAGCTGATGATCTATTTTCACGGCGGGCTCAACAGTGAAGCCGACTCGCTTCGCCGCGTCGAAGCGATGGCGCCCTATTTTCTTTCCAATGGAATCTATCCGCTGTTCGTTACCTGGCGAACAAGTTTCCTCGACTCGATCCGAGGAATCCTGGACGATAGCTTGCATCGATTTTTTCAGCCTCCGTCAAGAGCCCAATCGATCGGTTGGGTGGATGCGATCGCCGAACAGGTCAGTGATGCAACTGATCGAGCTGTCGAAGTTGCTTGCCAACATTTGCTGGTCAAACCGGTTTGGACGCAGATGAAACAAAACGCGGAGGCGGCGATCGGACGAGGCAAAGGATTGACACTGTTGCTTGCCAGTCTGGAAAAACTTCGCAATCAAGTCGAAGACATGCAGGTCCATCTGATCGGTCATTCCGCTGGCTCACTTCCGATCGGACACTGGCTAAAACGCTTCGAGCGAAAGCCAATCAATATCGCTTCGTGTCGATTGTTTGCGCCAGCATGCAGCGTCGAATTTGCAAACGCAACCTACGGACGGGCGATCGAAAAACAGGTCCTTTCCCCTAAAGAGTTTTATATTCATGTCCTTTCCGACACGCTCGAACGCGATGATCGCGTCGGCCCCTATGGCAAGTCACTGCTTTACCTTGTCAGTCGCGCATTAGAAGTCAATCACAAAGAACCCTTGCTGGGATTGCAATGGCTGCATCAAACCGATCATCCCGATTATCCAACGGACTTTTGGCATATTCCACAATCCCGACGTGCTGGTGAACGGATCAATCCTGACGTTCAGCGATGGCAAGAAAGCTTTGCCCCCGAGATCCCCAAAAAGAACGTCCAAGTCGCAACAGACCGTTTTGTTTCCGACGGCCAGAATCAAATTCAGCAAACGCATGGATCATTTGACAACCAAGTTGAATTGATGAATTCGGTTATTCGTCATCTCCGCGGGTCCAAAGCTGATCCTCCGGTCAAACGTTTGGTCTTTTAA
- a CDS encoding sulfatase: MRRNLASLIGAVVAITGSIFFQPSVLADKTQPNVMVFLVDDMGMMDTSVPMQTDADGNPKRYPLNDFYRTPSMERLAKTGIRFSQFYAMSVCSPTRVSIMTGQNAARHRTTNWINPRTNNGGEFGAPQWNWAGLKSGDVTLPAILGEKGYTTIHVGKGHFAPEEHEGADPSHLGFDINVGGDAFGAPGSYYGEKNYGAGTKRSHHAVPHLDEYHGTETFLTEALTIEAKKRVSETVAKDKPFYLYFAHYAVHAPFDSDPRFAQNYRDSGKPANAQAFATLIEGMDKSLGDMLDHLEQLGVAENTLVLFLGDNGSDAPLGHQHEVACAAPLRGKKGAHYEGGMRVPFIASWAKPNSANELQKSFVVPSDAIQTQVANVTDLFPTIVSLTDASVPSGHAVDGHNLAKLISGQKDSSRKEQFLMHYPHGVHRSNYFTVWRDGDWKAIYHALPSKFAKEKRIQSDSHFQLFNLADDPFEQQDLAESHPEILQRMITEMAKQLEQHDAVYPIDENGEPIKPRL; encoded by the coding sequence ATGCGGCGAAACCTGGCATCTCTGATCGGCGCGGTTGTCGCCATCACCGGCAGCATTTTTTTTCAGCCGAGCGTCTTAGCGGATAAGACCCAGCCGAATGTGATGGTTTTCTTGGTCGACGACATGGGCATGATGGATACGTCCGTGCCGATGCAAACCGATGCCGATGGCAATCCAAAACGCTATCCATTGAACGACTTCTACCGTACACCATCGATGGAACGGCTCGCCAAAACAGGGATTCGGTTCAGCCAATTCTATGCGATGAGCGTTTGTTCGCCGACACGCGTCAGCATCATGACCGGTCAGAATGCGGCTCGTCACAGGACGACGAATTGGATTAATCCTCGTACGAACAACGGCGGCGAGTTTGGTGCACCGCAGTGGAATTGGGCCGGCCTAAAATCTGGTGACGTTACATTGCCAGCGATCTTGGGTGAGAAGGGATACACGACCATCCACGTTGGCAAAGGTCACTTTGCTCCCGAAGAACATGAGGGCGCCGACCCAAGTCATCTCGGTTTTGACATCAACGTAGGAGGTGACGCGTTTGGAGCTCCTGGCAGCTATTACGGCGAGAAAAACTATGGGGCAGGTACCAAACGCTCACATCACGCAGTACCCCATCTGGACGAATATCACGGGACGGAAACGTTTTTAACCGAAGCGTTAACGATCGAAGCAAAGAAGCGAGTGTCGGAGACGGTTGCTAAAGACAAACCGTTCTACCTGTACTTTGCACATTACGCGGTGCACGCACCATTCGACTCCGATCCACGATTTGCGCAAAACTATCGTGATTCCGGCAAGCCCGCGAACGCCCAAGCCTTTGCGACTTTGATCGAAGGGATGGACAAGTCACTCGGTGACATGTTGGACCATCTAGAACAGTTGGGAGTCGCCGAGAATACGTTGGTGCTGTTCCTAGGTGACAACGGCAGTGATGCTCCGCTCGGGCATCAGCACGAAGTCGCTTGTGCTGCACCTCTGCGAGGAAAGAAAGGGGCACACTACGAAGGCGGCATGCGTGTCCCGTTTATTGCTTCTTGGGCGAAGCCAAACAGTGCAAACGAACTTCAAAAATCTTTTGTCGTTCCCAGCGACGCGATACAGACTCAGGTCGCTAACGTGACAGATTTGTTTCCAACGATCGTATCGTTAACCGATGCAAGCGTTCCCAGTGGCCATGCGGTGGACGGACACAATTTGGCAAAGCTGATAAGCGGACAAAAAGATTCATCGCGAAAAGAACAGTTCTTGATGCACTATCCGCATGGTGTCCATCGCAGCAATTACTTCACCGTTTGGCGTGATGGAGACTGGAAGGCGATTTATCATGCATTGCCAAGTAAGTTTGCGAAGGAAAAACGAATCCAAAGTGACAGCCACTTCCAGCTATTCAATCTCGCCGATGACCCGTTCGAGCAACAGGATCTCGCCGAATCGCATCCAGAGATTCTCCAACGCATGATCACTGAAATGGCAAAGCAGCTTGAACAGCATGATGCTGTCTATCCGATTGACGAGAACGGTGAGCCGATCAAGCCGCGCCTCTAG
- a CDS encoding methyltransferase — protein sequence MASFELSSTPATDPALLLRYRDRQYAADMMAVAILKLNLFTWIHEQEQVSRDLIAEHFKLASRALDVLITLCRAGGWITSGDNDLLRLTEQAKEFLVDSSEYFLGPYYQPIADSPIATGCLQVLKEDRPANWQAKDDSNDWHESMMDEEFAKGFTALMNCRGVAMGQSLAAAVEPWIGNVKSILDVGGGSGIYSATLLAKHPHLVATVFEQQPVDRITQSEIELHGLQSRIEVQTGNMFSDPWPKTDCVLLSNVLHDWDFPAIRQIIQKCSESVSVGGKVIVHEAFLNDDKDGPLPVAEYSVLLVNITQGRCYSPAEYGEIFEEFGFKCDAYQDTIADRGFFVAIKQ from the coding sequence ATGGCATCGTTTGAGCTTTCTTCGACACCGGCAACGGACCCTGCATTACTTCTCCGGTATCGCGATCGGCAATACGCTGCCGACATGATGGCCGTTGCCATATTGAAGCTGAATCTATTCACTTGGATCCATGAACAGGAACAAGTCAGTCGCGATTTAATTGCCGAGCATTTTAAACTAGCCAGTCGAGCGCTGGATGTTCTGATCACTCTCTGTCGTGCAGGTGGGTGGATTACCAGTGGCGACAATGATCTGTTGCGATTGACCGAGCAGGCGAAGGAGTTCTTGGTTGATTCATCAGAATACTTCCTCGGACCCTATTACCAACCGATTGCAGATTCACCGATCGCGACTGGCTGCTTGCAAGTCTTGAAAGAAGACCGACCAGCGAATTGGCAAGCCAAAGACGATTCGAACGATTGGCATGAATCAATGATGGATGAAGAGTTTGCCAAGGGATTTACGGCACTGATGAATTGCCGCGGAGTCGCGATGGGGCAGTCACTTGCCGCTGCGGTGGAGCCTTGGATTGGAAATGTAAAATCGATTTTGGACGTGGGCGGTGGATCGGGGATATATTCAGCTACGCTTCTCGCCAAACATCCGCATTTGGTAGCGACTGTTTTCGAGCAACAACCGGTTGACCGAATCACCCAATCGGAAATTGAACTTCATGGTTTGCAAAGTCGAATCGAAGTCCAAACTGGCAATATGTTTTCCGATCCGTGGCCGAAAACGGATTGTGTGCTGCTCTCGAACGTCTTGCACGACTGGGATTTCCCAGCCATTCGTCAGATCATCCAAAAATGTTCCGAATCGGTTTCGGTCGGAGGAAAGGTCATCGTTCACGAAGCATTTTTGAACGATGACAAAGACGGACCGCTTCCGGTTGCGGAGTACTCGGTGCTGTTGGTTAACATCACGCAGGGGCGTTGCTACAGCCCGGCAGAGTACGGCGAGATCTTTGAGGAGTTTGGTTTTAAATGTGACGCGTACCAAGACACCATCGCGGATCGAGGGTTTTTCGTTGCGATAAAGCAATGA
- a CDS encoding vWA domain-containing protein: MTWISTLLPWQWAVFAAVPVGIILLYFLKLRREPIEIPSTYLWSRTVEDLHVNSLFQRIRQNLLLVLQLLAVLLAALAMLRPGQQGEESDLSRKVFLLDASASMMAEDVEEESRFASAKKMIRDQIDQMQDQDTAMLITFSDRAEVLQSFTSDRGRLRSALDRAQVTNRPTDIIGALEAADGLANPRRSSEAGDVNDIQVADPLPADLMIFSDGGFRDVAEFNVGNLVPTYIKVGTENPRNVAITAFSADRNVERTGDAQAFVTVVNFGKQSESLNASIYVDGQWRDSEALTLEPDEEGSLTFQLAEQGEAAALEVRLESSDGEQRFSDDLSIDNFAYAGLRPMRTVSVLVITEGNRPLELGLTTESAAKVCIADFQAPSYMETPEYTARATAGLDDLIIYDRCAPKTMPLTNTFSIASLPNEQWAWSSEPGQTILVDIDRTHPIMQYLELFSLLIFEGRSVTGPTGTRELVGADSGSVLALAPRDGYQDLVLGFAIVTNDESGIPQTNTNWFAERSWPVFILNILRHLAGAADATSASSFLPGDTVRLRVESQIDEVQIARGNGTPEAVPAGQSGSVEFVDSEMPGIYRVVAEEKLVDLFAINLFSRLESSIIPRSEFEIGYEKIETAGTIETRYEYWRWLLVVVLVVIATEWWLYNKRIA, translated from the coding sequence GTGACCTGGATTTCGACTTTGTTGCCTTGGCAATGGGCCGTTTTCGCAGCGGTGCCCGTTGGCATCATCCTTTTGTATTTCCTGAAGCTCCGTCGCGAGCCAATCGAAATTCCGAGCACCTACCTATGGTCGCGGACGGTCGAAGACCTTCACGTCAATAGTTTGTTCCAACGGATTCGTCAGAACCTGTTGCTGGTTTTGCAATTGCTTGCCGTATTGTTAGCAGCCCTTGCGATGCTACGACCAGGACAGCAAGGCGAAGAATCGGACTTGAGCCGCAAGGTATTTTTGTTGGATGCGTCGGCCAGCATGATGGCCGAGGACGTCGAAGAAGAAAGCCGCTTCGCATCCGCCAAGAAGATGATTCGCGATCAGATCGACCAAATGCAAGATCAAGACACTGCGATGTTGATCACGTTCAGCGATCGCGCCGAAGTCTTGCAATCCTTCACTAGCGACCGTGGACGGTTGCGATCGGCATTGGATCGCGCCCAAGTCACGAACCGTCCTACTGATATCATCGGCGCACTAGAAGCCGCCGATGGCCTTGCCAATCCACGACGAAGCAGCGAAGCGGGCGATGTCAACGATATCCAAGTTGCGGATCCACTTCCGGCTGACCTGATGATCTTTAGCGATGGCGGATTTCGCGACGTTGCTGAATTTAACGTGGGCAATCTAGTTCCGACATACATCAAAGTTGGCACCGAAAATCCGCGCAACGTTGCCATCACGGCGTTCAGTGCGGATCGAAATGTAGAACGGACCGGCGATGCCCAAGCTTTTGTGACGGTTGTCAATTTTGGCAAGCAATCCGAATCGCTTAACGCATCGATCTATGTAGACGGCCAATGGCGTGACTCCGAAGCCTTGACTCTAGAACCTGACGAAGAAGGCTCGTTGACGTTTCAGCTTGCCGAGCAAGGTGAAGCCGCTGCTTTGGAGGTTCGGCTTGAATCGAGTGATGGCGAACAACGCTTTAGCGATGACTTGTCAATCGACAACTTCGCCTACGCTGGTCTTCGCCCCATGAGAACGGTCTCTGTATTGGTGATCACCGAAGGCAATCGCCCTCTTGAACTTGGTTTGACAACCGAGAGTGCGGCAAAAGTCTGCATCGCTGATTTTCAAGCGCCCAGTTACATGGAGACACCAGAATACACCGCTCGCGCAACTGCCGGTTTGGATGACCTGATCATCTACGACCGATGTGCCCCGAAAACGATGCCGCTGACCAACACGTTTTCAATCGCTTCACTTCCCAACGAACAATGGGCTTGGTCAAGCGAACCAGGGCAAACCATCTTGGTCGACATTGATCGAACGCACCCGATCATGCAATACCTCGAGCTATTTTCGCTGCTAATCTTTGAGGGCCGAAGTGTGACGGGGCCGACCGGAACTCGCGAACTGGTCGGTGCGGACAGCGGTTCAGTGCTCGCACTGGCACCTCGGGACGGTTATCAAGATTTGGTCCTTGGGTTTGCCATCGTAACGAATGACGAATCTGGCATCCCACAAACCAACACCAACTGGTTTGCCGAACGATCCTGGCCAGTATTCATTTTGAATATCCTTCGTCATTTGGCTGGAGCGGCTGACGCAACATCCGCGTCTTCATTTCTGCCTGGTGACACGGTGCGACTACGAGTTGAAAGCCAAATTGACGAGGTACAAATCGCTAGGGGCAACGGCACGCCCGAAGCCGTCCCGGCAGGCCAATCGGGATCTGTCGAATTTGTCGACAGTGAAATGCCCGGGATTTATCGTGTCGTTGCAGAAGAAAAACTGGTCGATCTGTTTGCGATCAACCTTTTTAGCCGATTGGAAAGCTCCATCATCCCACGATCGGAATTCGAAATCGGATACGAGAAAATTGAAACGGCCGGAACGATCGAAACACGCTACGAGTACTGGCGATGGCTGCTGGTGGTCGTTCTAGTTGTGATCGCAACGGAATGGTGGCTTTACAACAAGCGTATTGCCTAG
- a CDS encoding DUF58 domain-containing protein, giving the protein MSAATEPLQLLSPQLLAKLERLELVSRKVFRGRMKGERRSKRKGQSVEFADFRNYVPGDDLRLIDWNLYARLDQLFLKLYQEEEDLHVYALVDCSESMNFGSPTKLHVAKQMAAALGYIGLCRADRVSVQAMGEQGRRAPVLRGRTGLWQMLQYLESIDSGDNVSLLEGVRDFSLRNSGTGVVVLLTDLMDKNGFESALRLLIGRRMDVYIMHVLSPEEIDPPIRGDRRLIDIEDGDQTEITVNAYVLERYKQTLQSFLSSIKTFCARRSIAYIPVRTDQAVDDVMTKYLRQRGVVR; this is encoded by the coding sequence ATGAGCGCCGCTACTGAACCATTGCAACTTCTGTCTCCACAACTGTTGGCCAAGCTTGAAAGACTCGAGCTTGTTTCGCGAAAAGTTTTTCGTGGCCGAATGAAGGGAGAACGCCGTAGTAAACGCAAAGGGCAAAGCGTTGAATTCGCTGACTTTCGAAACTACGTTCCCGGTGATGACCTGCGTCTGATCGACTGGAACCTTTACGCTCGGCTCGACCAATTGTTCCTCAAGCTTTATCAAGAAGAAGAGGACTTACACGTTTATGCCTTGGTCGATTGCAGCGAGTCGATGAACTTCGGATCGCCGACCAAGCTTCATGTTGCGAAGCAAATGGCGGCGGCACTTGGTTACATCGGACTTTGTCGTGCCGACCGTGTTAGTGTGCAAGCGATGGGCGAACAAGGCCGTCGCGCGCCGGTCCTGCGAGGTCGAACGGGACTGTGGCAGATGTTGCAGTATCTGGAATCGATCGACAGCGGCGATAACGTTTCTTTGCTTGAAGGAGTTCGAGATTTTTCGCTTCGAAATTCAGGAACCGGGGTCGTCGTTCTACTGACCGACCTGATGGATAAAAACGGATTTGAGTCAGCACTGCGATTATTGATCGGTCGACGGATGGACGTTTACATCATGCATGTCCTTTCGCCAGAGGAGATCGATCCGCCGATTCGTGGCGACCGTCGTTTGATTGATATCGAAGACGGTGATCAAACAGAAATCACCGTGAACGCCTACGTCTTAGAACGCTACAAACAAACCCTGCAGTCGTTCCTTTCATCGATCAAAACGTTTTGTGCCCGCCGCAGCATTGCTTACATCCCGGTCCGGACCGACCAAGCCGTTGACGATGTGATGACCAAATACCTTCGCCAGCGAGGAGTCGTTCGGTGA
- a CDS encoding YgfZ/GcvT domain-containing protein, which yields MLRIHRLSEITVLDLVGNDSPTILNNLTTNHVRQLEVGCGCESFITDVRGKTLALVDVFRTNEGFRLIGAAGQAEAISQHADRYTIREDSRPVDRSSDFTAFVFSPDVTGSLQSETDWDQTNSQRYEVNWLGEGTFVILTETPGAVEQVIQTVGESIGDDDSFHFSRTVAGYPWYGSDISEKNLPQEASRIEKTICFTKGCYLGQETVARLDALGQVQKQLMRWRISGHIPAAGAEVSSEDKVVGRLTSIAKQSDETAIAIGMTRRSHFEVGSTATGEGFAAVVIDWSE from the coding sequence ATGTTGCGAATCCATCGCCTGTCCGAAATCACTGTCCTCGACTTGGTCGGCAATGACTCGCCCACCATTTTGAACAACCTGACAACCAATCATGTTCGCCAGTTGGAAGTCGGGTGTGGTTGTGAATCGTTTATTACCGATGTTCGCGGCAAAACGCTTGCCTTGGTTGATGTCTTTCGAACCAACGAAGGTTTCCGGCTAATCGGCGCAGCAGGACAAGCCGAAGCGATCAGCCAGCATGCCGATCGCTATACGATCCGCGAAGATTCGCGTCCGGTCGATCGCTCGAGTGACTTTACGGCCTTCGTTTTTTCACCCGACGTCACTGGATCGTTGCAGAGTGAAACTGACTGGGATCAAACAAATTCGCAGCGTTACGAAGTCAATTGGCTGGGTGAAGGCACCTTCGTCATCCTGACAGAAACTCCAGGAGCGGTCGAGCAAGTGATCCAGACCGTTGGTGAATCCATCGGTGACGATGACAGTTTTCACTTTAGCCGCACGGTCGCCGGTTACCCTTGGTACGGCAGCGATATCAGTGAAAAAAACCTGCCTCAAGAAGCCAGCCGAATTGAAAAGACAATCTGCTTTACCAAAGGCTGCTATTTAGGACAGGAAACGGTCGCTCGGCTGGATGCCCTTGGCCAAGTTCAAAAACAACTGATGCGGTGGCGAATTAGCGGGCATATCCCAGCTGCCGGTGCTGAAGTCTCGAGTGAAGACAAAGTCGTCGGGCGATTAACCAGTATCGCAAAACAGTCTGACGAAACCGCGATCGCAATCGGCATGACACGCCGTTCGCATTTCGAGGTCGGATCGACAGCGACAGGAGAAGGATTCGCTGCCGTCGTGATCGATTGGAGTGAGTAG
- a CDS encoding Gfo/Idh/MocA family protein has translation MVDKLSADERTVGEDNYYNAVSSYYDVNRRDFLRGIVAAGAVSGAGLGAAYFGYGEVKDPVRVAVIGTGDEGNVLLGGCNPNYVDVRAICDIRPFSQHRAFHGDCSSASALVRRPGLIRVCGYKDESEARKHVKVYDGLKTGGIMECLDDPDIEAVIIALPLWLHAPVAALAMERGLHVLTEKLMAHNVAQCKVMSRMAAELKDKKGNPLHLATGHQRHYNVKYENAVNLIRWGLLGQLHHIRAQWHRGNLPGRDSWSMPIPGGELDENGKLFDRIASDLNHRRRALEEATSPADIERLTAEVAQWEAWDADKMLNDQLAKFGYEDFSVKFPGGKEEMFSAAEELHRWRLFQRTGAGLMAELGSHQLDAVSIFLSSLRDDGKKVHPLSVHAVGGRHIMPRDREVGDHIYCTFEFPGPEYAETFDVGYHDRVEGYPNGAVPGYEQDPNKKVVVTYSTINGNGFGGWGEVVMGSKGTLILDKEQDVLLYRNSDTSSKVGVKKQSGGGYALDTSASGDFAAPVAQAAASGPVSRGYREEIEHWAYCIRNPDPDNKPRCYPEVAMGDAVIALGANQALKNAAAGKGGYLQYKEEWFDVNSDETPDGSDIAKQKEYMLKDLT, from the coding sequence ATGGTCGACAAGCTTTCTGCAGACGAGCGCACCGTCGGTGAAGACAACTACTACAACGCCGTTTCCAGCTATTACGACGTTAACCGCCGCGATTTTCTACGCGGTATCGTCGCTGCCGGTGCTGTTAGCGGTGCCGGCTTGGGCGCCGCGTATTTCGGATACGGTGAAGTCAAAGACCCCGTCCGCGTCGCGGTCATCGGCACCGGTGACGAAGGCAACGTTCTGCTGGGTGGCTGTAACCCCAACTATGTCGACGTTCGCGCGATCTGCGACATCCGACCGTTCAGCCAACACCGCGCCTTTCACGGCGATTGCAGCAGTGCATCTGCATTGGTTCGCCGCCCCGGTCTGATCCGTGTTTGCGGTTATAAAGACGAATCCGAAGCACGCAAACACGTCAAAGTCTATGACGGCCTGAAAACCGGCGGCATCATGGAATGCTTGGATGATCCGGATATCGAAGCGGTCATCATCGCGTTGCCTTTGTGGTTGCATGCCCCTGTCGCCGCGCTGGCGATGGAGCGTGGTTTGCACGTTCTGACCGAAAAGTTGATGGCTCACAATGTTGCACAGTGCAAAGTGATGAGCCGTATGGCGGCGGAGCTGAAAGACAAGAAGGGCAACCCACTTCACTTGGCGACCGGTCACCAACGTCACTACAACGTAAAATATGAAAACGCGGTCAACTTGATTCGCTGGGGACTGCTGGGCCAGCTACACCACATTCGTGCTCAATGGCACCGTGGAAACCTGCCCGGTCGCGATAGCTGGTCGATGCCAATCCCCGGTGGCGAACTGGATGAAAACGGCAAGCTGTTCGACCGCATTGCGAGCGACCTCAATCACCGTCGTCGTGCTCTCGAAGAAGCGACCTCGCCAGCCGACATCGAACGCCTCACAGCGGAAGTCGCCCAGTGGGAAGCTTGGGATGCCGACAAAATGCTGAACGATCAACTTGCCAAGTTCGGCTACGAAGACTTCTCGGTCAAATTCCCAGGCGGAAAAGAGGAGATGTTCTCCGCTGCCGAAGAGCTACACCGTTGGCGATTGTTCCAACGAACCGGTGCTGGCTTGATGGCTGAACTGGGAAGCCACCAACTGGACGCCGTCAGCATCTTCTTGTCGTCGCTTCGTGATGATGGCAAGAAAGTTCACCCGCTGAGCGTTCATGCCGTCGGTGGACGTCACATCATGCCACGTGACCGTGAAGTCGGTGATCACATTTATTGCACCTTCGAGTTCCCTGGTCCTGAGTACGCCGAAACCTTCGACGTTGGGTACCACGATCGTGTCGAAGGCTATCCCAACGGTGCCGTTCCGGGTTACGAACAAGACCCGAACAAGAAAGTCGTTGTTACTTACAGCACGATCAATGGCAACGGATTCGGCGGCTGGGGCGAAGTCGTCATGGGCAGTAAGGGCACATTGATTCTGGATAAAGAGCAAGACGTCCTGCTGTATCGCAACAGTGACACCAGCAGCAAGGTTGGCGTGAAGAAGCAGTCTGGTGGCGGATACGCTTTGGACACCAGTGCCAGCGGTGATTTTGCAGCACCTGTTGCACAAGCAGCTGCGTCCGGACCGGTTAGCCGCGGGTACCGAGAAGAAATCGAACACTGGGCCTATTGCATCCGCAACCCAGATCCCGATAACAAGCCGCGCTGCTATCCCGAAGTCGCGATGGGCGACGCTGTCATCGCTTTGGGTGCCAACCAAGCTCTCAAGAACGCGGCTGCCGGCAAAGGCGGATACCTGCAGTACAAAGAAGAATGGTTCGATGTGAACAGCGACGAGACTCCTGACGGAAGCGACATCGCGAAGCAGAAAGAGTACATGCTGAAAGATCTGACCTAA